The following are from one region of the Halodesulfurarchaeum sp. HSR-GB genome:
- a CDS encoding ABC transporter ATP-binding protein codes for MIPPERAHSDGPTPATEQPEPAGQVRIRVEGLTMAYQSNGTTVQALDGMDLSVRDREFFCLLGPSGCGKSTFLRGLSGLLEPDAGTIEIEESAADRPKSRLVFQEKGIFPWKTVLENVAFGLKMRDVPTQKRREIAREYIRKVNLDGFEDAYPHQLSGGMKQRVDIARAFANDPEVLLMDEPFGDLDAQTKRGLQAELIRLWRERPKTVVYVTHDIEEAVRLGDRLGVMTDRPGQIAEVIDIDLDRPRTRENLDFARFEELQNRVWSILDTVVNDTAGQE; via the coding sequence ATGATCCCACCCGAGCGCGCCCACAGCGACGGACCGACCCCGGCCACGGAGCAACCGGAGCCGGCCGGACAGGTTCGGATTCGCGTCGAGGGCCTGACGATGGCCTACCAGTCCAACGGCACGACCGTCCAGGCCCTCGACGGGATGGACCTCTCGGTCCGGGACCGGGAGTTCTTCTGTCTGCTCGGGCCCTCGGGCTGTGGGAAGTCCACGTTTCTCAGGGGACTCAGCGGACTGCTCGAACCCGACGCCGGCACGATCGAGATCGAGGAGTCCGCAGCCGATCGCCCCAAGTCCCGACTCGTCTTTCAGGAGAAGGGGATCTTCCCCTGGAAGACGGTCCTCGAGAACGTGGCTTTCGGGCTCAAGATGCGGGACGTGCCGACTCAGAAACGCCGGGAGATCGCCCGGGAGTACATTCGAAAGGTGAACCTCGACGGGTTCGAGGACGCCTACCCCCATCAGCTATCGGGCGGCATGAAACAGCGGGTGGACATCGCCCGGGCCTTCGCCAACGATCCGGAGGTCCTGCTGATGGACGAGCCCTTCGGCGATCTGGACGCCCAGACCAAACGAGGGCTCCAGGCGGAGCTGATCCGGCTGTGGCGCGAACGGCCGAAGACAGTGGTGTATGTCACCCACGACATCGAGGAGGCCGTCCGTCTGGGCGATCGGCTCGGGGTCATGACCGACCGGCCGGGGCAGATCGCCGAGGTGATCGACATCGACCTCGATCGGCCACGGACCAGGGAGAACCTCGATTTCGCCCGGTTCGAGGAGCTTCAGAACCGGGTCTGGTCGATCCTCGATACGGTCGTCAACGACACGGCAGGCCA
- a CDS encoding ABC transporter substrate-binding protein, protein MDGPVSESVDDTRRSRGLSRRAYLASAGVATATALGGCLGAVDGGPDTVTFGTLTIPAVAEILIARDRGYFEDRNIELEVKRIQSAPKATPQLASGDLDVATGSIGASLFNSVAQDIDIRVVADQTQYWPGQPSANRIWARSAAVPDTDSIYDLPEGLTIGLHGSGNVDSYVWGRILELNDMTWEDVSTTEVLYNNMPVTMAEGQIDACSIPDPLGLQVADQADATQLGYASMVAPRMQIGAYLFGGPFAEERPEVATRWVEAYLEGVREYYELGGFPSEEVATIVSDTFDLPKAAIQASIPSLPHKNGHLNADSVENQQAFYACRGNVDETVPIGDVIDETFLESALDTVGRLDDEAARPDVETIEQWGENALTPYPPVGERRTPTEFPTDSSC, encoded by the coding sequence ATGGACGGACCCGTATCGGAATCAGTCGATGACACGCGGCGGAGCCGGGGGCTCTCGCGACGGGCGTACCTCGCCAGTGCCGGTGTGGCCACCGCGACAGCCCTCGGCGGCTGTCTCGGAGCGGTCGATGGCGGCCCCGATACAGTCACCTTCGGCACGCTAACGATCCCCGCAGTCGCGGAGATCCTGATCGCCCGCGATCGCGGCTACTTCGAGGACCGGAATATCGAACTCGAAGTGAAGCGAATCCAGAGTGCCCCGAAGGCGACCCCACAACTCGCAAGCGGCGACCTGGACGTCGCCACCGGCTCGATCGGGGCCAGTCTCTTCAACTCCGTGGCCCAGGACATCGACATCCGGGTCGTCGCGGACCAGACCCAGTACTGGCCGGGCCAGCCCTCGGCGAACCGGATCTGGGCCCGCTCGGCGGCCGTTCCGGACACCGACTCGATCTACGACCTGCCAGAAGGCCTCACGATCGGCCTGCACGGCTCGGGCAACGTCGACTCGTATGTCTGGGGCCGCATTCTCGAACTGAACGACATGACCTGGGAGGACGTTTCGACCACCGAGGTCCTCTACAACAACATGCCCGTGACGATGGCCGAGGGACAGATCGACGCCTGTTCGATTCCGGACCCCCTCGGGCTGCAGGTCGCCGACCAGGCGGATGCGACCCAACTGGGCTATGCCTCCATGGTCGCCCCACGGATGCAGATCGGGGCTTACCTGTTCGGCGGGCCGTTTGCCGAGGAGCGCCCGGAGGTGGCGACTCGCTGGGTCGAGGCGTATCTCGAAGGCGTTCGGGAGTACTACGAACTCGGCGGGTTCCCCAGCGAGGAGGTCGCGACGATCGTCAGTGACACCTTCGATCTGCCCAAAGCGGCGATCCAGGCCTCGATCCCCTCGCTCCCACACAAGAACGGTCACCTCAACGCCGACAGCGTCGAGAACCAGCAGGCGTTCTACGCCTGTCGGGGCAACGTCGACGAGACGGTGCCCATCGGGGACGTGATCGACGAGACGTTCCTGGAATCGGCCCTCGATACGGTCGGCCGACTCGATGATGAGGCCGCCAGACCGGACGTGGAAACGATCGAACAGTGGGGCGAGAACGCGCTGACCCCCTATCCGCCCGTGGGCGAGCGCCGAACCCCGACTGAATTCCCCACCGATTCGAGTTGTTGA
- a CDS encoding ABC transporter permease: MVGPKLTRALSLAVPVLLWQGAVSAGLLDPTFVPPPVEIGQRTLHLLTEANFQGHVVATLRRTGLAAGSSALFGIPIGFAMAANKRIRAVLSPVISAIFALPVIALFPLLILVVGSTEAALVFTGAVGSFILIVWNARNGAKAIDPVYVEVARDNGARSRLAQLREVWLPGALPLVFVGLRLGLSMSLLIVTAVEFVAGNDGLGYVLWISWQASVLPDLYATLVVIGLVGISVTDGLARLRQSLIPWETLDDQPVLGP; the protein is encoded by the coding sequence ATGGTCGGGCCGAAACTGACTCGCGCGCTCTCGCTTGCGGTCCCCGTGCTTCTCTGGCAGGGGGCAGTCAGTGCCGGCCTCCTCGATCCGACCTTCGTCCCGCCACCGGTAGAAATCGGCCAGCGAACACTCCACCTCCTCACCGAGGCGAACTTCCAGGGGCACGTCGTTGCGACCCTCAGGCGGACGGGCCTGGCGGCCGGAAGTTCCGCGCTCTTTGGCATCCCGATCGGGTTCGCGATGGCCGCCAACAAGCGGATTCGGGCCGTCCTCTCGCCGGTTATCTCCGCGATCTTCGCACTCCCGGTCATCGCGCTCTTCCCGCTTCTCATCCTCGTCGTGGGGAGTACGGAGGCCGCGCTGGTGTTTACGGGCGCGGTCGGCTCCTTTATCCTGATCGTCTGGAACGCACGCAACGGCGCGAAGGCCATCGACCCGGTCTACGTCGAAGTAGCCAGGGACAACGGCGCCAGATCCCGACTGGCCCAGCTCCGGGAAGTGTGGCTTCCCGGGGCCCTCCCGCTCGTGTTCGTCGGGCTCAGACTCGGCCTGAGCATGTCCCTGTTGATCGTCACGGCCGTGGAGTTCGTCGCCGGAAACGACGGCCTGGGATACGTGCTCTGGATCTCCTGGCAGGCCTCGGTGCTGCCGGACCTCTATGCCACCCTCGTCGTCATCGGCCTGGTTGGCATCTCGGTCACCGACGGCCTCGCTCGCCTTCGCCAGTCGCTGATCCCGTGGGAGACCCTCGATGACCAGCCCGTGCTGGGACCGTGA
- a CDS encoding helix-turn-helix domain-containing protein: protein MSDSDPPLYVTFRIADRAALRKIIQQYGSMGPDVETITIVDPENEYSEPLSIEVGNLTKKQWEALRVAHEKGHYTSPRGGHLEEIAEELGISKSAVSQRLRAAESKIIPAILGASNKGR, encoded by the coding sequence ATGTCGGATAGCGATCCGCCCCTCTACGTGACCTTCCGGATCGCGGATCGGGCGGCCCTGCGAAAAATCATCCAGCAGTATGGATCAATGGGACCGGACGTCGAAACGATCACGATCGTCGACCCCGAGAACGAGTACTCCGAACCCCTCTCGATCGAGGTCGGCAACCTGACGAAAAAGCAGTGGGAGGCCCTGCGGGTCGCCCACGAGAAGGGCCACTACACGTCACCCCGCGGTGGCCACCTCGAGGAGATCGCCGAGGAACTGGGAATCTCGAAGTCGGCAGTCTCCCAGCGGCTCCGGGCTGCTGAGTCCAAGATCATCCCCGCGATACTGGGCGCGAGCAACAAAGGGAGGTGA
- a CDS encoding helix-turn-helix domain-containing protein — protein MSSQHTHTAVPGESSTGPPLVATLAIEPEQEMECPLFEGTEEVDSLEQNLTFESDCSENTCQGTHDHGTCNTAMAADGSEGESQFKRAAITPGCFCLQFHQVDCIPTFERTNRQKVIVTVQIPDRETLRDLISRLRTTGSAVSVNSITQSAPDSGGSIQIDTSEITEKQLEALEVAVETGYYDSPRQADLEVLADRLDVSKSAISQRLKAVESRLARKLVGQLSG, from the coding sequence ATGTCCTCCCAACACACCCACACCGCGGTTCCCGGCGAATCGTCGACCGGTCCGCCACTCGTCGCGACCCTGGCCATCGAACCCGAACAGGAGATGGAGTGCCCGCTATTCGAGGGGACCGAGGAGGTCGACTCCCTCGAACAGAACCTCACCTTCGAATCGGACTGCTCGGAGAACACCTGCCAGGGCACCCACGACCACGGGACCTGCAACACCGCGATGGCCGCGGACGGGAGCGAGGGTGAGAGCCAGTTCAAGCGCGCGGCGATCACCCCCGGCTGTTTCTGTCTCCAGTTCCACCAGGTCGACTGCATCCCGACCTTCGAGCGGACCAACCGGCAGAAGGTCATCGTCACCGTCCAGATTCCGGACCGCGAGACGCTTCGGGATCTCATCAGTCGGCTGCGGACCACCGGTTCCGCGGTGAGTGTCAACAGCATCACCCAGTCCGCCCCCGACTCGGGGGGCTCGATCCAGATCGACACCTCCGAGATCACCGAGAAGCAACTCGAAGCCCTGGAGGTCGCCGTGGAGACTGGCTACTATGACTCCCCACGCCAGGCCGACCTGGAGGTGCTGGCCGACCGCCTGGACGTCTCGAAGTCGGCGATCTCCCAGCGACTCAAGGCCGTCGAATCCCGGCTGGCCCGCAAACTCGTCGGCCAGCTATCGGGGTAG
- a CDS encoding helix-turn-helix domain-containing protein, translating to MANDVAGATRAQGDRSTQRLFVELDVELADTHPCPLCRFEESIVDIRHQVGQKRCHLDAKMTDSYCSCPHECTTVEHIETQIEPDCACPVFVKYGCVPQVTESDGSTVLMKTYLTDRERLSGLIADLRAAVESVSVRRLKRVDTQDERDRQKFVTLDLYELTQKQRQAITAAVAAGYYETPREVSLGELADRLDISKSALSQRLKAAESKLVTGAFSRASATR from the coding sequence ATGGCAAACGACGTCGCGGGAGCGACCCGGGCCCAGGGTGATCGCAGCACCCAGCGGCTCTTCGTCGAACTCGACGTCGAACTCGCCGACACACACCCCTGTCCGCTCTGCCGGTTCGAGGAGTCCATCGTCGACATCCGCCACCAGGTCGGGCAAAAGCGCTGTCACCTGGACGCGAAGATGACCGACTCCTACTGTTCGTGTCCCCACGAGTGCACCACGGTCGAACACATCGAAACGCAGATCGAACCCGACTGTGCCTGCCCGGTTTTCGTCAAGTACGGCTGTGTCCCCCAGGTCACCGAGAGCGACGGCTCGACGGTCCTCATGAAGACCTATCTGACCGATCGCGAGCGACTGAGCGGCCTGATCGCGGACCTCCGGGCGGCCGTCGAGAGCGTCTCGGTCCGACGGCTCAAGCGCGTGGACACCCAGGACGAGCGGGACCGACAGAAGTTCGTCACCCTCGATCTCTACGAACTCACCCAGAAACAGCGCCAGGCGATCACCGCGGCGGTCGCGGCCGGCTACTACGAGACCCCCCGCGAGGTTTCGCTGGGCGAACTGGCCGACCGCCTGGACATCTCGAAGTCGGCACTCAGCCAGCGGCTGAAAGCCGCCGAATCCAAGCTTGTGACCGGGGCCTTTTCCCGCGCTTCCGCGACTCGATAA
- a CDS encoding BGTF surface domain-containing protein, whose amino-acid sequence MTSNNGKLRALFLAALMVLSITVGSIAFAGGAAAAAQSVSETSTGPYAPGDSVDFDVEAGSNTNTITVWVDDDGNGQYDDEPTVEVTPSEAGETVSGTVAVASDASTAPDTATLAAVESASADLTSGTTSPDVTSGTFEIDATAPSTSDSAVVDASTVTVSFDEEVNSLTNGDGFSLADDDTDAEISVSSVSGNGTDTLTLSLAEPLAADDSHTPTIAGGTVEDVLGNTADGKLTATSVTYTTGGFDPAANYWQGEEFDYTGLEADAPYTIERVIETAPDGSPTDTEFVRERYADSSGKITIDTEGLQGKFVLRGDGIETTAPGDVWQVAPQDLSIEADDGEVQLDNSEELTIESERGSWSMDVTASGLDDSELESLFEGTDGFTVADASVTDDEDGITLTDVRPTTYDLTPDTDNIDTGEYNLEFEVPDSGVEESLNISVTEGGEGSVSLATSSVEVAQGDVAAITVELSETDEGTLLIGNHDDDGYQLNMTVTDDGDDQVTVYFDTDAAGQSNDVWVDTADEDDEYTVESSTNDWDELTSVLDTGNYELATVDGNYQDAMDEPDDVGTLYVSERSTDSLATWTASSSNAGDLESVSDVSSAVEDGTLTESSEFAIGSTSDKMVTQISATGLEGLVMEDEDSVDEDGVVTKSDFTAALESYYEGDTYDSASGFSLALEQLNPGSNQDANTFDFDSNTNAIDKVFYDGEGNWYVVVDIDTVSSNLGGSGDGEMVDGDEYELSFDLQDSHLLDASGDWDDDGTDVYESLTTEFSVADADAEFDVSEVDGDDYVVAEAAENQTVSGTTNIAPGTEVRVRLTGTGDATFVESNTEVVVQEDGTFSTTFDLSERAAGEEFEATVRGGPLPTGDNLVTADGLIQEAQPTQTTTEQTTEQTTTETTETTTEEPADTTTEAPADTTTEAPTETPTETPGFTMGLALVALLGAALLALRRSN is encoded by the coding sequence ATGACAAGCAATAACGGAAAACTCCGCGCCCTCTTCCTTGCGGCGCTGATGGTGCTCTCCATTACGGTGGGCAGTATCGCGTTTGCAGGTGGAGCGGCTGCGGCAGCCCAGAGCGTTTCGGAGACCTCAACAGGTCCCTATGCGCCTGGCGATTCTGTCGATTTCGATGTAGAGGCCGGTTCAAACACTAATACGATTACTGTGTGGGTTGACGATGATGGAAACGGCCAGTATGATGACGAGCCCACGGTTGAGGTAACCCCATCTGAGGCCGGCGAAACTGTATCGGGTACCGTAGCAGTTGCATCAGATGCTAGCACTGCCCCGGACACGGCAACTCTTGCTGCTGTTGAGAGCGCAAGTGCCGATTTGACCTCTGGCACAACGTCGCCTGATGTAACAAGTGGAACGTTTGAGATTGACGCTACTGCTCCTTCGACATCCGATTCGGCAGTGGTTGACGCGAGTACTGTTACTGTCTCATTTGACGAGGAAGTCAACTCCTTGACGAATGGTGACGGCTTCAGTCTTGCCGACGATGACACCGATGCGGAAATTTCTGTCTCGTCCGTCAGTGGGAACGGGACCGACACACTGACGCTATCGCTGGCAGAACCTCTCGCCGCTGACGATTCGCACACACCAACCATCGCGGGGGGCACTGTTGAAGACGTTCTCGGCAATACGGCCGATGGTAAGCTGACGGCGACGAGTGTCACCTACACGACGGGTGGCTTCGACCCGGCAGCAAACTACTGGCAGGGTGAGGAGTTCGACTACACCGGACTGGAAGCAGACGCTCCCTACACCATTGAGCGTGTAATCGAAACTGCCCCTGATGGTTCGCCGACGGACACAGAATTTGTCCGCGAGCGCTACGCAGACAGTAGCGGAAAAATCACGATTGACACGGAAGGCCTTCAGGGCAAGTTCGTCCTCCGTGGTGACGGTATCGAAACCACCGCACCGGGAGACGTCTGGCAGGTTGCTCCGCAGGACCTCTCCATCGAAGCTGACGACGGAGAAGTTCAGCTGGACAACTCCGAAGAATTGACGATTGAGTCCGAGCGTGGCTCGTGGAGTATGGATGTTACCGCGAGCGGCCTCGACGACTCCGAACTTGAAAGCCTGTTTGAGGGTACGGACGGCTTTACCGTGGCCGACGCCTCGGTCACTGATGATGAAGACGGCATCACGCTGACTGACGTCCGCCCCACGACCTACGACCTGACGCCGGACACGGACAACATTGACACTGGCGAGTACAATCTGGAATTCGAAGTTCCGGACTCTGGTGTCGAAGAATCCCTTAACATCTCTGTCACTGAGGGTGGCGAGGGCTCTGTGAGCCTGGCTACCTCCTCGGTTGAGGTTGCACAGGGCGACGTTGCCGCGATCACGGTTGAGCTCTCCGAGACCGACGAGGGCACGCTCCTGATCGGCAACCACGACGACGACGGCTACCAACTGAACATGACCGTAACCGATGACGGTGACGATCAGGTTACGGTCTACTTCGACACGGACGCTGCTGGCCAGTCGAACGATGTGTGGGTGGACACTGCTGACGAGGATGACGAGTACACAGTGGAGTCCAGCACCAACGACTGGGACGAACTGACGTCTGTCCTGGACACTGGAAACTACGAGCTCGCGACGGTTGACGGCAACTACCAGGACGCCATGGATGAGCCGGACGATGTCGGTACGCTCTACGTTTCCGAGCGCTCGACTGACTCACTGGCAACCTGGACAGCCTCGTCCAGTAATGCAGGCGACCTTGAATCGGTTAGTGACGTTTCCTCCGCGGTTGAGGACGGCACGCTGACCGAATCGAGTGAGTTCGCCATTGGCAGTACGAGTGACAAGATGGTCACTCAGATCTCCGCCACTGGCCTCGAAGGCCTCGTGATGGAGGACGAAGACTCCGTTGATGAAGACGGCGTCGTGACGAAGTCCGACTTCACTGCGGCCCTCGAAAGCTACTACGAAGGCGACACGTACGATAGCGCAAGCGGCTTCAGCCTCGCGCTGGAACAGCTGAACCCTGGCTCCAACCAGGACGCTAATACGTTCGACTTCGACAGCAACACAAACGCCATCGACAAAGTCTTCTACGACGGTGAAGGCAACTGGTACGTTGTTGTTGACATCGACACCGTTTCCTCCAACCTCGGTGGCAGCGGTGACGGTGAAATGGTCGACGGCGACGAGTACGAACTGAGCTTCGATCTGCAGGACTCCCACCTGCTCGATGCTTCGGGCGACTGGGATGACGACGGCACTGATGTCTACGAGTCCCTGACAACCGAGTTCAGCGTCGCTGACGCTGATGCTGAATTCGATGTCTCGGAAGTCGACGGTGACGATTACGTCGTTGCCGAAGCTGCCGAAAACCAGACGGTCTCTGGCACAACCAACATCGCGCCGGGTACGGAAGTTCGCGTCCGCCTAACCGGTACTGGTGACGCGACCTTCGTGGAGTCGAACACTGAAGTCGTCGTCCAGGAGGACGGCACCTTCAGCACGACCTTCGACCTCAGCGAGCGTGCAGCCGGTGAGGAATTCGAGGCAACCGTTCGCGGTGGCCCGCTTCCGACCGGTGACAACCTGGTGACTGCGGACGGTCTGATCCAGGAGGCTCAGCCGACGCAGACGACGACTGAGCAGACTACGGAACAGACCACGACGGAAACGACGGAGACCACGACTGAGGAACCCGCCGACACGACCACGGAGGCTCCGGCCGACACGACGACCGAAGCCCCCACGGAAACCCCGACTGAGACGCCCGGCTTCACCATGGGCCTGGCCCTCGTCGCACTGCTCGGCGCTGCGCTCCTCGCACTCCGCCGTAGCAACTAA
- a CDS encoding MMPL family transporter, whose amino-acid sequence MAASERIDSAVQTVVDTVVDRPGAVIAGFLLVTAVFSLGMGQVTMGGSDQLDSFTEGVPEQEALDSIEAEFQGPFETDSESTQLVQKGDNVLSRSSTQEMLLLLETIDQREDLYMDAAQGPATAIAQAINPSAETPAEQRRAIERASETQYEQAVKAVVEQPTIERTLSTDLNPREGTASAAITVVTHTPPERADEIQSIQTSIQSMAQDSSATIFVIGDGLIEYEMNNVINDSLAIVMPIVVLLILGFLAVAYRDPIDMVLGLIALGMTIVWTFGFLGFADVPFDLTMITVPVLLLAVGVDFGIHIINRYREETAIGRDHLPSMRVALGQLLVAFVIVAVTTLFGFGANMSSDLVPIQRMGFAAGVGILFTFFIFGVFLPAAKIESDRLRERFDFPEFDNTPISSDESALGRILAVPARISNRAPVAVVLVILLLTAGATAYGAGVDNTFETEDFLPPEEQPDYVENLPAGLAPSEYTMTETTNLIEDRFATAESESVMVYVEGPFDADHALEALVEPNADPPDAFAVGPNGEADTRSIVTVIQSYAQANPEFARLVARNDIDGNGVPDRNLERIYDELEDSPYSDRASEYLTEDRRGATVSYAVDADATQNEIETDGTKLADDFRFSATATGDTIVFGAIADIVFESSIQSLILAIVLSGAFLIVVYWLLEGRPMLGVINVFPIVVAVVVLLATMRALDMALNAVTATILSIAMGVGIAYSVHVIHRYVDEVGDGTDTQEALLTTLTGTGGALAGSMATTSLGTGALAFAISPVLGDFGFLMALSVFYSFAASVIVLPPAVQAYARWDGYAV is encoded by the coding sequence ATGGCGGCCAGCGAGCGGATCGACTCGGCGGTGCAAACGGTCGTCGACACCGTCGTCGACCGACCGGGAGCCGTTATTGCCGGGTTTCTGCTGGTGACCGCCGTCTTCAGTCTCGGGATGGGACAGGTGACGATGGGCGGGTCCGATCAACTCGACTCGTTCACCGAAGGGGTACCCGAACAGGAGGCCCTCGATAGCATCGAGGCCGAGTTCCAGGGGCCATTCGAGACCGATTCGGAGTCCACCCAGTTGGTACAGAAAGGGGACAACGTCCTTTCGCGGTCTTCCACCCAGGAAATGTTGCTCCTGCTGGAAACGATCGACCAACGGGAGGACCTGTACATGGACGCTGCACAGGGCCCCGCCACCGCCATCGCCCAGGCGATCAATCCGAGCGCGGAGACACCCGCCGAGCAGCGACGAGCCATCGAGCGAGCCAGCGAGACACAGTACGAACAGGCCGTCAAGGCGGTCGTCGAACAGCCCACCATCGAGCGAACACTGAGCACGGATCTCAACCCCCGTGAGGGGACCGCTTCCGCGGCGATAACCGTCGTCACTCACACGCCACCCGAACGGGCCGACGAGATCCAGTCCATTCAGACGTCGATCCAGTCGATGGCCCAGGACAGCAGCGCGACGATCTTCGTCATCGGTGACGGGCTGATCGAGTACGAGATGAACAACGTCATCAACGACTCGCTTGCGATCGTGATGCCGATCGTCGTGTTGCTCATCCTCGGCTTTCTCGCGGTCGCCTACCGCGACCCGATCGACATGGTACTCGGGTTGATCGCCCTCGGGATGACCATCGTCTGGACGTTTGGCTTCCTCGGGTTCGCAGACGTGCCATTCGACCTGACGATGATCACGGTCCCGGTGCTGCTACTCGCCGTGGGAGTGGATTTCGGCATCCACATCATCAACCGCTATCGCGAGGAAACCGCGATCGGGCGGGACCATCTTCCATCGATGCGGGTCGCACTGGGACAGCTCCTCGTCGCCTTTGTCATCGTCGCCGTGACGACCCTCTTCGGATTCGGGGCCAACATGTCCTCGGACCTGGTCCCGATCCAGCGGATGGGATTTGCGGCCGGCGTCGGGATCCTGTTCACCTTCTTCATCTTCGGGGTGTTCCTCCCGGCCGCCAAGATCGAGTCGGATCGGCTCCGGGAGCGATTCGATTTCCCGGAGTTCGACAACACCCCCATCAGCAGTGACGAGTCGGCGCTGGGGCGTATTCTCGCCGTCCCGGCACGGATCAGCAACCGGGCCCCGGTGGCGGTGGTCCTCGTGATCCTGCTTTTGACCGCCGGGGCCACCGCGTACGGGGCTGGCGTCGACAACACCTTCGAGACCGAGGACTTCCTCCCGCCGGAAGAACAGCCGGACTACGTCGAGAACCTTCCAGCCGGACTCGCCCCCAGCGAGTACACGATGACCGAAACCACGAACCTCATCGAGGACCGCTTCGCGACCGCGGAGAGCGAATCGGTGATGGTGTACGTCGAAGGGCCGTTCGACGCGGACCACGCCCTCGAAGCGCTGGTCGAACCCAACGCGGACCCACCCGACGCCTTCGCGGTCGGCCCCAACGGGGAGGCAGACACCCGGAGCATCGTGACCGTCATCCAGTCCTACGCCCAGGCAAATCCGGAGTTTGCCAGACTCGTGGCCCGCAACGACATCGACGGGAACGGCGTGCCGGATCGGAACCTCGAACGGATCTACGACGAACTCGAGGACTCGCCGTACAGCGATCGGGCGTCGGAGTACCTGACCGAGGACCGGCGGGGAGCCACCGTCTCGTATGCGGTCGATGCCGACGCGACACAGAACGAGATCGAAACGGACGGGACGAAACTCGCCGATGACTTCCGGTTCTCGGCGACGGCCACCGGCGACACGATCGTCTTCGGGGCGATCGCGGACATCGTCTTCGAGTCCTCCATCCAGAGTCTCATCCTGGCGATCGTCCTCTCCGGGGCCTTCCTGATCGTCGTGTACTGGCTGCTCGAAGGGCGGCCGATGCTCGGGGTCATCAACGTCTTCCCGATCGTCGTGGCCGTCGTGGTGTTGCTGGCCACGATGCGGGCCCTGGACATGGCGCTGAACGCCGTCACCGCGACGATCCTCTCGATCGCGATGGGGGTCGGAATCGCCTATTCGGTGCACGTGATCCATCGCTACGTGGACGAGGTCGGCGACGGAACCGACACGCAGGAGGCACTGCTGACCACGCTCACCGGGACCGGCGGCGCACTCGCGGGGAGCATGGCGACGACCTCGCTCGGGACGGGCGCACTCGCGTTCGCGATCTCGCCCGTGCTGGGTGACTTCGGCTTCCTGATGGCCCTGAGCGTGTTCTACTCCTTTGCGGCCTCGGTGATCGTCCTGCCGCCGGCCGTGCAGGCCTACGCCCGCTGGGACGGCTACGCGGTCTAG